Proteins co-encoded in one Hymenobacter swuensis DY53 genomic window:
- a CDS encoding lipocalin family protein — MPKNLLKRRQPVLLGAAAAAIATGVAAYAYTRRKAYPVLPTVAHVDLHKYAGLWYEVARLPTRFEKGCQHVTAHYKLRPDGKVNVRNTCHKEGLNGPAETATAIARAVDATNARLKVQFFWPFEGDYWILDVDHSDYQYALVGEPERKNLWILSRHPHMERNLRDMLVAKGRELGFPVDNLIYTPQPIDGKP; from the coding sequence ATGCCCAAGAACCTACTCAAACGTCGCCAACCCGTGCTGCTTGGGGCCGCTGCTGCCGCCATTGCTACCGGCGTAGCTGCCTATGCTTACACGCGCCGCAAAGCCTACCCGGTTCTGCCCACCGTCGCCCATGTGGATCTGCACAAGTACGCTGGCCTCTGGTATGAGGTGGCCCGGCTACCCACCCGCTTCGAGAAGGGGTGCCAGCACGTAACGGCCCACTACAAGCTGCGGCCCGATGGCAAGGTAAACGTGCGCAACACATGTCACAAAGAAGGCCTCAACGGCCCCGCCGAAACCGCTACAGCCATAGCCCGCGCCGTGGATGCCACCAATGCCCGCCTCAAAGTGCAGTTCTTCTGGCCCTTCGAAGGCGACTACTGGATTCTGGATGTGGACCATTCCGACTACCAATATGCGCTGGTGGGTGAGCCGGAGCGCAAAAACCTCTGGATTCTGAGCCGCCACCCCCATATGGAACGCAACCTCCGCGACATGCTGGTAGCCAAAGGCCGCGAGCTGGGCTTCCCGGTGGATAATTTGATCTACACCCCGCAACCCATCGACGGTAAACCGTAG